Proteins from one Gossypium raimondii isolate GPD5lz chromosome 8, ASM2569854v1, whole genome shotgun sequence genomic window:
- the LOC105792924 gene encoding vacuolar protein sorting-associated protein 32 homolog 2: MFKGIFGKTKPETNALTTLDKLNETLEMLEKKESVLLKKTAAEVEKAKEYAKGRNKKAAIQCLKRKKLYEQQIEQLGNFQLRVHDQMIMLEGAKATTETVDALRTGASAMKAMQKATSIDDVDKTMDEINEQTENMKQIQEALSTPIGAAADFDEDELEAELEELEGAELEEQLLQPATTAPAAPVQVPASSQPARPVPQKHTAEEDELAALQAEMAL; this comes from the exons ATGTTTAAAGGGATTTTTGGAAAAACCAAGCCGGAAACAAATGCTCTAACCAcgttagacaaattaaatgag ACCCTTGAAATGCTTGAGAAAAAGGAAAGTGTGCTTCTGAAAAAGACTGCTGCAGAGGTTGAAAAGGCCAAGGAGTATGCCAAAGGGAGAAATAAGAAAG CGGCTATACAGTGCTTGAAGAGGAAGAAACTGTATGAACAGCAAATCGAACAGCTTGGGAACTTTCAGCTTCGTGTTCACGATCAA ATGATAATGTTAGAAGGTGCCAAAGCCACAACTGAAACTGTGGATGCATTGAGAACTGGAGCATCTGCGATGAAGGCGATGCAGAAAGCAAC TAGCATAGATGATGTGGACAAAACAATGGATGAGATCAACGAACAAACCGAGAACATGAAACAGATTCAGGAAGCACTATCAACTCCTATCGGAGCTGCGGCTGATTTTGATGAG GATGAATTGGAAGCTGAACTCGAAGAACTTGAAGGTGCTGAATTAGAAGAACAGCTTCTCCAGCCTGCAACAACTGCCCCGGCAGCACCAGTACAGGTGCCTGCTAGCAGTCAACCAGCTCGACCCGTTCCTCAAAAACACACAGCCGAAGAAGATGAACTCGCTGCATTGCAGGCTGAGATGGCACTTTAA